A single window of Nicotiana sylvestris chromosome 3, ASM39365v2, whole genome shotgun sequence DNA harbors:
- the LOC104218259 gene encoding cleavage stimulating factor 64: MTGDGLSAKMAGMSKNQLHDIMSQMKTLVEQNQHQARQILIQNPSLTRALFQAQIMLGMVQPPQAIPAIQPTGALNPQPSVSQLPRSNVQTTTSLSGQIGIQEQTRKQQQNQPAPIVPSASRPPSNLQSPSLPSYPLQSVQQPKGHSGAQATPISLPQTSQVPNMPSLPHHSASPLQSHLQSQMPPASSQLEQPMQTSGNQHLTMQPQIPPQVRPPMQPFPHQLHPYMGPNSGFPQSGAPQHHHHSQPTYHPAPRPPASMGPSFLPGQPPVPSQLPPQSLYQRGGSHLRPEFNQVGSSMQADRVSPWIPSLPENTSGTQLPGPPPFTGQMGPSSQPSRPAALSPEMENALLQQVRSLTPEQINMLPPEQRNQVLQLQQMLR; this comes from the exons ATGACCGGAGATGGATTATCGGCGAAAATGGCCGGAATGTCCAAAAACCAGCTCCACGACATTATGTCTCAGATGAAG ACGCTAGTGGAACAAAACCAGCACCAAGCAAGGCAAATTCTCATTCAAAACCCTAGCTTGACTAGGGCACTCTTTCAG GCACAAATAATGCTCGGGATGGTGCAGCCCCCACAAGCA ATTCCAGCCATCCAGCCGACAGGAGCATTGAATCCTCAGCCTTCAGTATCTCAGCTTCCACGGTCAAATGTCCAGACCACTACATCGTTGTCAGGGCAAATCGGCATTCAGGAACAAACAAGAAAGCAGCAGCAGAATCAACCTGCTCCAATAGTGCCATCCGCTTCTCGTCCACCCTCAAACCTTCAATCCCCATCCTTGCCGTCTTATCCATTGCAGTCGGTGCAGCAGCCAAAAGGACATAGTGGTGCTCAAGCCACACCAATCTCTTTACCACAAACTTCTCAAGTTCCTAACATGCCATCGCTTCCTCATCATTCTGCTTCACCACTGCAATCTCATCTTCAATCACAGATGCCTCCGGCATCCTCCCAGTTGGAACAACCAATGCAAACTAGTGGCAACCAACACCTCACTATGCAACCACAGATACCACCACAAGTGAGACCACCAATGCAACCTTTCCCCCATCAACTTCACCCTTACATGGGACCCAATAGTGGTTTTCCGCAATCTGGAGCACCTCAGCACCACCATCATTCTCAGCCTACTTATCAT CCTGCGCCGAGGCCTCCAGCAAGCATGGGACCTTCTTTTCTACCGGGACAACCACCAGTTCCAAGTCAGCTGCCACCCCAGTCGCTATATCAG AGGGGAGGTTCACATTTGAGACCAGAGTTCAATCAAGTTGGAAGTTCTATGCAAGCAGATCGAGTATCTCCTTGGATTCCCAGCTTACCAGAGAATACATCAGGAACACAGCTCCCAGGACCACCACCATTCACTGGCCAGATGGGCCCGAGCAGTCAGCCTTCTAGACCGGCAGCA CTGAGTCCGGAGATGGAGAATGCACTTCTTCAGCAAGTAAGGAGTCTGACCCCGGAACAGATTAACATGCTACCTCCAGAGCAAAGGAATCAAGTGCTTCAGTTGCAACAAATGCTCCGTTAA